Proteins encoded within one genomic window of Salipaludibacillus agaradhaerens:
- a CDS encoding SDR family oxidoreductase, which produces MNQRDDKHVIVTGASQGIGKKIAELFAEARAHVWLLDCNLSKGKQVEGDLQEKGYNVTFQQLDVQHPEEIKAFFLRLAGENAVINTLVNNAGISHFKRFSELEVTEWDTVMNTNVRSMMLMSKYCVPLMKLGGSIINIASTRALMSEPNCEAYAASKGAVIALTHALAATLSEKYIRVNAISPGWIQTENYSLLREEDHHQHFSQRVGQPADVAKACLFLSREDADFITGENIIIDGGMTRKMIYHH; this is translated from the coding sequence TTGAATCAACGAGACGATAAACATGTTATTGTAACCGGGGCATCCCAAGGTATTGGAAAAAAGATAGCAGAATTATTTGCTGAGGCTCGGGCACATGTATGGTTACTTGATTGCAATTTATCGAAGGGGAAACAAGTGGAAGGGGATTTACAGGAGAAAGGGTACAATGTTACATTTCAACAATTAGATGTTCAACATCCCGAAGAAATTAAAGCATTTTTTTTACGACTAGCTGGTGAAAATGCCGTTATCAATACGCTTGTTAATAACGCTGGTATCTCTCATTTTAAACGATTTAGTGAACTGGAAGTCACTGAATGGGACACTGTCATGAATACAAATGTGAGAAGCATGATGTTAATGTCAAAATATTGTGTGCCCTTAATGAAGTTAGGAGGATCTATCATTAACATAGCTTCTACAAGAGCTCTTATGTCAGAGCCTAATTGTGAAGCATATGCCGCATCCAAAGGAGCAGTAATAGCTCTCACACATGCTTTGGCAGCAACCTTGTCAGAAAAATATATTCGAGTGAATGCTATTAGCCCTGGGTGGATTCAAACGGAAAATTATTCTCTGCTTCGTGAAGAAGACCATCATCAACATTTCTCACAACGAGTCGGTCAACCGGCTGATGTGGCAAAAGCATGCCTTTTTTTATCAAGGGAAGACGCTGACTTCATTACTGGAGAAAATATCATTATCGATGGGGGAATGACTCGAAAAATGATTTATCATCATTAA
- a CDS encoding phytoene desaturase family protein: MQRKKIAIIGTGPGGLAAAMLLSAKGYHVQLFEKQKYIGGRTSSFSKFGYTFDLGPTFFSMPYILEELFQEAGRRLEDYVSLRKIDPMYTLMFDDFSMKASSDRQKMKQIVETHFPGYGMQYERFMLDTRKKMNVLLPILQKNHDSIFDYVRLRSIKAWPKLELSKTLYEVLSKYFDDDRLKLSFTFQSKYLGMSPWECPGLFSILAFMEHEYGIFHPVGGLSKLTAAMGIVAREHGAEIHTGTGVSKLIIDNKRTVQGLQLDTGDKIAADHVIMNADFAQAMSQLVADDLRRKYKTIHLEKKRYSCSTFMIYAGVDTSVPLDHHTVLFSKDYKRNVEEISHLKTVSQDPSIYIQNASITDSTLAPTGKSALYILAPVPNNFSHIDWEKEKGAFHDLILSKVEEKTGLHNLRHKIETETVLTPADWENKKYVYKGATFNLAHNLRQMMYFRPHNKLKEFRGLWLVGGGTHPGSGLPTIFESARITAHLLSGAMD; this comes from the coding sequence ATGCAGAGGAAGAAAATTGCAATAATAGGGACTGGCCCAGGGGGATTAGCCGCAGCGATGTTATTGTCAGCAAAAGGCTATCACGTTCAGCTGTTCGAAAAACAAAAATATATTGGTGGACGAACATCCTCATTTTCTAAATTTGGTTATACATTTGATTTAGGCCCAACTTTTTTTAGTATGCCATATATTCTTGAAGAACTATTTCAGGAAGCAGGCCGCCGGTTAGAAGATTACGTATCGCTAAGAAAAATAGATCCTATGTATACGCTTATGTTTGATGATTTCTCCATGAAAGCAAGCTCAGATCGACAAAAAATGAAACAAATTGTAGAGACACATTTCCCTGGGTATGGTATGCAATACGAACGTTTTATGTTAGATACACGTAAGAAAATGAACGTATTATTACCAATTCTACAAAAAAATCACGATTCTATTTTTGATTATGTACGTTTACGAAGTATAAAAGCCTGGCCAAAATTAGAATTAAGTAAAACGTTATATGAAGTGTTATCCAAATATTTTGACGATGATCGCTTAAAATTATCATTCACCTTTCAGTCCAAATATTTAGGAATGTCTCCCTGGGAGTGCCCAGGTTTATTTAGCATCTTAGCATTTATGGAACATGAGTATGGTATTTTCCATCCAGTAGGGGGACTAAGTAAGTTAACTGCAGCTATGGGGATAGTTGCCAGAGAACACGGAGCAGAGATACATACAGGAACAGGGGTGTCTAAGTTAATCATTGATAATAAGCGGACTGTTCAAGGCTTACAACTAGATACTGGTGATAAAATAGCGGCTGATCATGTGATTATGAATGCTGATTTTGCTCAAGCTATGAGTCAGCTTGTGGCTGATGATCTGCGAAGAAAGTATAAGACCATCCATTTAGAAAAAAAACGCTACTCGTGTTCTACTTTTATGATCTACGCTGGAGTAGATACCTCTGTACCGTTAGATCACCATACCGTATTATTCTCTAAAGATTACAAACGTAATGTAGAAGAGATTTCACATTTGAAAACAGTATCCCAAGACCCGTCTATCTATATTCAAAATGCCTCAATAACAGATTCAACATTAGCTCCGACGGGGAAGTCAGCATTGTACATTCTAGCTCCAGTCCCTAACAATTTTAGTCATATAGATTGGGAGAAAGAAAAAGGAGCTTTTCATGATTTAATCCTGTCTAAAGTGGAGGAAAAAACAGGCTTACACAACCTTCGACATAAAATTGAAACAGAAACCGTTTTAACACCGGCTGATTGGGAAAATAAAAAGTACGTCTATAAAGGGGCTACGTTTAACCTAGCTCATAATTTGCGACAAATGATGTACTTCAGACCCCATAATAAATTGAAAGAATTTCGAGGTCTTTGGCTCGTTGGAGGGGGTACACATCCAGGGAGTGGGCTACCAACGATTTTTGAATCAGCGAGAATTACGGCACATCTCCTTTCAGGGGCAATGGATTGA